Proteins encoded in a region of the Fusobacterium sp. FSA-380-WT-3A genome:
- the rpsL gene encoding 30S ribosomal protein S12 produces MPTLNQLVKKGRQTLEETSKSPALQGNPQRRGVCVRVYTTTPKKPNSALRKVARVKLTNGLEVTCYIPGEGHNLQEHSIALIRGGRTKDLPGVRYKIIRGALDTAGVNNRKQSRSKYGMKKA; encoded by the coding sequence ATGCCTACTCTAAATCAATTAGTTAAAAAAGGGAGACAAACATTAGAAGAAACTAGTAAATCTCCAGCATTACAAGGAAACCCACAAAGAAGAGGAGTATGTGTAAGAGTTTATACAACTACACCTAAAAAACCTAACTCAGCTTTAAGAAAGGTTGCCAGAGTAAAATTAACAAACGGACTTGAAGTTACTTGCTACATCCCAGGAGAAGGACATAACTTACAAGAACACTCAATCGCTCTTATAAGAGGAGGAAGAACAAAAGACTTACCAGGGGTTAGATACAAAATAATCAGAGGAGCACTAGATACAGCTGGTGTTAACAACAGAAAACAATCAAGATCTAAATATGGTATGAAAAAAGCGTAA
- the abc-f gene encoding ribosomal protection-like ABC-F family protein — protein MALLHVENLYKGFSGETLFKNITFSIDEKDKIGVIGINGAGKTTLIKMLLEEEENDVDPTTNQRGIISKKGNLKIGYLSQNINLNPNNTIFDELMLVFGKVMEDHKKIQELSLRINIEPENFDNIMEELAVVTTRYEQEEGYAIEYKVKQVLNGLSISEDLWQQRIGDLSGGQKSRTALGKILLEEPELLILDEPTNHLDLLAIEWLEKFLKDYNKAVMVVSHDRYFLDNVVGRIFEIEGHTLKTYKGNFTEYTIQKEIYLSGAIKAFEKEQEKIKQMEEYIRRYKAGIKSKQARGRESLLNRMEKMENPVVNVRKMKLKFDIERPSVDRVLKIEKLSKSYDGKKIFQNLNLEIFRGERVGLIGKNGVGKSTLLKIVNGMEKADSGKITIGDKVTIGYYDQNHQGLDEKVSILNEFMFNYPMSEEDVRRLAGGFLFPEEDVFKIIGSLSGGEKARVTLMKLILKKANFLVLDEPTNHLDIYSREVLEEALEDYQGTILIVSHDRYFLEGIVNTIYEITEDGVEKFNGNYSEYCTKKSKKLLEKSNENVVNNYEEQKKIKNRISSLEKKYVETEKNIEKLEEKKSNLEKEYEIAGKKNILEELLEIQEKLENIDLEILSEMEKWEEIEKELKNLKKAL, from the coding sequence ATGGCATTATTACATGTTGAAAACTTATATAAAGGTTTTTCTGGTGAAACTCTTTTTAAAAATATAACTTTTTCTATTGATGAAAAAGATAAAATAGGTGTTATAGGAATAAATGGAGCTGGAAAAACTACTCTTATAAAAATGTTGTTAGAGGAAGAGGAAAATGATGTTGACCCAACTACAAATCAAAGGGGAATAATCAGTAAAAAAGGAAATCTTAAAATAGGATATCTTTCTCAAAATATAAATCTTAATCCTAATAATACAATCTTTGATGAATTGATGTTGGTATTTGGAAAAGTAATGGAAGACCATAAAAAAATTCAAGAACTTAGTTTAAGAATAAATATAGAACCTGAAAATTTTGATAATATAATGGAAGAACTAGCAGTAGTAACCACTCGTTATGAACAAGAAGAAGGTTATGCTATAGAATATAAAGTAAAACAAGTTTTAAATGGATTAAGTATATCAGAAGATTTATGGCAACAAAGGATAGGAGATTTATCAGGAGGACAAAAATCAAGAACAGCTCTTGGAAAAATTCTTTTAGAAGAACCAGAACTTTTAATACTTGACGAGCCTACAAACCATCTTGATTTATTGGCTATTGAATGGTTAGAAAAATTTTTGAAAGATTATAATAAAGCTGTAATGGTTGTATCACATGACAGATATTTTTTAGATAATGTTGTTGGAAGAATTTTTGAAATAGAAGGGCATACTCTAAAAACTTATAAAGGAAACTTTACAGAATATACTATTCAAAAAGAAATTTATCTTTCAGGAGCAATTAAAGCTTTTGAAAAAGAACAAGAGAAAATCAAACAAATGGAAGAGTATATCAGAAGATACAAAGCAGGTATTAAATCTAAACAAGCTCGTGGAAGAGAAAGTCTTTTAAATAGAATGGAAAAAATGGAGAATCCTGTTGTCAATGTCAGAAAGATGAAACTAAAATTTGATATAGAAAGACCAAGTGTAGATAGAGTTTTAAAAATAGAAAAATTATCTAAATCTTATGATGGTAAAAAAATATTTCAAAATTTAAATTTAGAAATATTTAGAGGAGAAAGAGTAGGTCTTATAGGAAAAAATGGTGTAGGAAAATCTACACTTTTGAAAATTGTAAATGGAATGGAAAAAGCTGATAGTGGAAAAATAACAATTGGTGATAAAGTTACAATAGGATACTATGACCAAAATCATCAAGGATTAGATGAAAAAGTTAGTATTTTAAATGAATTTATGTTTAATTATCCCATGAGTGAAGAGGATGTAAGAAGATTAGCTGGAGGATTTTTATTTCCAGAGGAAGATGTTTTTAAAATAATAGGTTCTCTTAGTGGTGGAGAAAAAGCAAGAGTAACTTTAATGAAACTTATTCTAAAAAAAGCTAATTTTTTAGTACTTGATGAGCCTACAAACCATTTAGATATATATTCAAGAGAAGTTTTAGAAGAAGCCTTAGAAGATTATCAAGGAACAATATTAATTGTTTCTCATGACAGATATTTCTTAGAAGGAATAGTAAATACTATCTATGAGATAACAGAGGATGGAGTTGAAAAGTTCAATGGAAATTATTCAGAATATTGTACAAAAAAATCTAAAAAACTTTTAGAAAAATCTAATGAAAATGTAGTAAATAATTATGAAGAACAAAAAAAGATAAAAAATAGAATATCATCTTTAGAAAAAAAATATGTAGAAACAGAAAAAAATATTGAAAAATTAGAAGAAAAAAAATCAAATTTAGAAAAAGAATATGAGATAGCAGGAAAGAAAAATATTTTAGAAGAACTATTGGAAATACAAGAAAAATTAGAAAATATAGACCTAGAGATACTTTCTGAAATGGAAAAATGGGAAGAGATAGAAAAAGAACTAAAAAATTTAAAAAAAGCTTTGTAA
- a CDS encoding type II toxin-antitoxin system PemK/MazF family toxin has product MKKFARKLKRIILKIKKIISREEVLRLKKWLFDLCDINYKIIKNRKKMNEELLKNGYSKIRDLEKEIAKRGEVFFVDFGYGIGTEYRYNHYCVVLKLEGKMAIVVPLTSQNSSYNQNSPLVINLGIINKMPGKQKNSYALVNQIRSISRARLKRPVESNGKKCYPKLNGIQLTQIDNVIDLLKK; this is encoded by the coding sequence ATGAAAAAATTTGCAAGAAAATTAAAAAGAATAATTTTAAAAATAAAGAAAATAATTTCAAGAGAAGAAGTATTAAGATTAAAAAAATGGTTATTTGATTTATGTGATATTAATTACAAAATAATAAAAAATAGAAAAAAAATGAATGAAGAACTTTTGAAAAATGGTTATAGTAAAATAAGAGATTTGGAAAAAGAAATAGCTAAAAGAGGAGAAGTATTTTTTGTTGATTTTGGTTATGGAATAGGTACTGAATATAGATATAATCATTATTGTGTAGTTTTAAAGTTAGAAGGAAAGATGGCTATAGTAGTTCCTTTAACCTCTCAAAATAGTTCATATAATCAAAATTCACCTTTAGTAATAAACTTAGGAATTATAAATAAAATGCCGGGGAAACAAAAAAATAGTTATGCTTTGGTCAATCAAATAAGATCAATAAGTAGAGCTAGATTAAAAAGACCAGTAGAAAGTAATGGAAAAAAATGTTATCCCAAACTAAATGGAATACAATTGACTCAAATAGATAATGTTATTGATTTGTTAAAAAAATAA